In one window of Drosophila innubila isolate TH190305 chromosome 2L unlocalized genomic scaffold, UK_Dinn_1.0 4_B_2L, whole genome shotgun sequence DNA:
- the LOC117781849 gene encoding ankyrin repeat domain-containing protein 39, translated as MDQHSADSCKCHKQTQPAQQTLSDMDFDRGIWNAAIYNELERVREFIKKGQAMARDDCDYTALHYAARNGNEQICKLLLDEGKVDVNAVTKAGSTALHRAAMMGHLSIVKLLAEQPNINLLVQDDCGQSALHRAALRDQLEVCRYLLKRQPELKLLKDKKDKIAFEYIMENANDDFKLLLKP; from the exons ATGGACCAGCATAGCGCAGATAGTTGCAAGTGCCACAAACAAACGCAGCCGGCACAGCAGACGCTTTCCGACATGGATTTCGATCGCGgtatttggaatgcag CTATCTACAATGAACTGGAGCGAGTCCGTGAATTCATCAAGAAGGGTCAGGCAATGGCACGCGATGATTGCGACTACACGGCCCTCCATTATGCTGCTCGCAATGGCAACGAGCAAATCTGCAAGTTGCTCTTGGACGAAGGCAAAGTGGATGTGAATGCGGTGACCAAGGCGGGTTCCACAGCTCTACACCGTGCTGCCATGATGG GTCATCTGAGCATTGTGAAACTGCTGGCGGAGCAGCCCAATATTAATCTGTTGGTCCAGGATGACTGCGGTCAGAGTGCGTTGCATCGGGCGGCGCTGCGTGACCAGTTGGAGGTGTGTCGCTATCTGTTGAAGCGGCAGCCGGAGTTGAAGCTACTCAAGGACAAGAAGgataaaattgcttttgagtATATTATGGAGAATGCCAACGATGATTTCAAGCTGCTTTTAAAGCCCTAA